In a single window of the Planctomycetia bacterium genome:
- the nth gene encoding endonuclease III, with translation MKSVKPKTRRGGIKKFGGTESAASRHDRAEKIVGELHKLYSDVDCALGHESALQLLVATILSAQCTDDRVNKVTPELFARYKSAADFAHARPAELEKLIQSTGFFRNKTRNIIGAGRVICERFGGEVPDNMDDLLEIPGVARKTANVVLGTWFKKNEGVVVDTHIGRLSHRLKLSWRSKDDKDAVRIERDLMELIPQDDWTFVGHALIWHGRRVCAARKPDCDRCTLADLCPSAHSFNSA, from the coding sequence ATGAAATCGGTGAAGCCGAAAACTCGGCGCGGAGGCATTAAGAAGTTCGGCGGCACGGAATCCGCCGCCTCACGCCACGACCGGGCTGAAAAAATCGTCGGCGAACTTCATAAGTTGTACTCGGACGTGGACTGCGCATTGGGTCACGAGTCCGCTCTGCAACTGCTTGTGGCGACGATTTTGTCCGCTCAATGCACCGACGATCGGGTGAACAAGGTGACGCCCGAGTTATTCGCGCGATACAAGTCGGCGGCGGACTTCGCGCATGCAAGGCCCGCAGAGTTGGAGAAGCTGATTCAATCGACCGGGTTCTTTCGCAACAAGACCAGGAACATCATCGGCGCGGGACGGGTGATCTGTGAGAGGTTTGGCGGCGAGGTGCCGGACAACATGGATGACCTGCTGGAGATTCCCGGCGTGGCGAGAAAGACGGCGAACGTCGTTCTCGGCACATGGTTCAAGAAGAATGAAGGCGTCGTGGTCGACACGCACATCGGGCGGTTGTCGCACCGGCTGAAACTCAGTTGGCGATCCAAGGATGACAAGGATGCCGTGCGGATCGAGCGTGACCTGATGGAATTAATCCCGCAAGACGATTGGACATTTGTCGGTCATGCGCTGATCTGGCACGGACGGCGGGTGTGCGCGGCGAGAAAGCCTGACTGCGACCGTTGCACGCTTGCGGACTTGTGTCCCTCGGCGCACTCGTTCAACTCGGCATAG
- a CDS encoding molybdenum cofactor biosynthesis protein MoaE: MANVIVKFYGPAKDRAEVEQTSLEIAAGETVGGVAGRLAEKYPKLGQSLGIRLAVNRTFVPLSHVVQDGDEIAVIPPVSGGAPAPRVGLTREPLVTDAVVAELMRPDAGAIATFVGTVRAELDGCKPLTALEYEAYEEMALEQMESARKKAVEKFGVLDAAVHHRLGRILLGEASILVVVASAHRVEAFDACRWIVDKVKADAPIWKKNIWADGSAEWVDPTCS; this comes from the coding sequence ATGGCTAATGTCATCGTAAAGTTTTACGGCCCGGCGAAAGATCGAGCGGAGGTTGAACAGACTTCGCTTGAGATCGCGGCGGGCGAGACGGTCGGCGGCGTGGCGGGCAGGCTGGCGGAGAAATATCCGAAGCTGGGACAGTCACTGGGGATTCGGCTGGCGGTGAATCGGACATTCGTCCCGCTGAGCCACGTCGTCCAGGACGGCGATGAGATCGCGGTGATTCCGCCGGTGTCGGGGGGCGCGCCTGCGCCGCGCGTGGGACTGACGAGGGAGCCGCTTGTCACGGATGCGGTGGTGGCGGAGTTGATGCGGCCGGACGCGGGGGCCATTGCGACGTTTGTGGGGACCGTTCGGGCGGAGTTGGACGGGTGCAAGCCGCTGACGGCGCTGGAGTATGAGGCGTATGAGGAGATGGCGCTGGAGCAGATGGAGTCCGCGCGGAAGAAGGCGGTCGAGAAATTTGGCGTTCTGGATGCGGCGGTCCACCATCGACTGGGGCGCATCTTGCTGGGCGAGGCGTCGATCCTTGTCGTCGTCGCGAGTGCGCATCGGGTGGAAGCGTTCGACGCCTGCCGATGGATTGTAGACAAGGTGAAGGCGGACGCGCCGATCTGGAAGAAAAACATCTGGGCCGATGGCTCGGCAGAATGGGTGGACCCCACGTGTTCATGA
- a CDS encoding phosphotransferase — protein MAEARAIFDQQELAIVLSHYDLGRIVDLRDFPRGSHQAAKILVTTDRGKFLLKRRPKGKDDPYKIAFTHALQLYLANHHFPMPHLIGTRADNNSMLKIADCIYEVYEFIDGEPYDGGMLATYESGKTLGLYHALVSAYQPEYPPPPGTYHGSKVVHDSIGRMQAVLAKRPSAVGHEDELAATIGSLRETYAMAAAQANELGLLKWEPQIIHADWHPGNLIFDKQHVVAVIDYDAARVAPRVVDIANGCLQFSMITGPRDLSAWEARADEARIIRFLHGYDEMNTLTHAEIRTLRFLMQEALIAQVISPILKRGTFAGLDGFEFLKMLRRKADWLGQNPGAFEIDTEKE, from the coding sequence ATCAGGCGGCCAAGATTCTGGTCACCACCGACCGTGGCAAGTTCCTGCTCAAGCGCCGACCCAAGGGCAAGGACGACCCCTACAAGATCGCCTTCACCCACGCGCTGCAACTCTACCTGGCCAATCATCACTTCCCGATGCCGCACCTGATCGGCACCCGGGCAGACAACAACTCGATGCTCAAGATCGCCGACTGCATCTACGAGGTCTACGAGTTCATCGATGGTGAGCCATACGACGGCGGGATGCTGGCGACCTACGAGTCCGGCAAGACGCTGGGCCTCTATCACGCCCTGGTGAGTGCTTATCAGCCGGAGTATCCGCCGCCGCCGGGCACCTATCATGGGTCGAAGGTGGTGCATGATTCGATCGGGAGAATGCAGGCCGTCCTCGCGAAGCGCCCTTCGGCGGTGGGGCATGAGGATGAACTCGCGGCGACCATCGGTTCGCTCCGCGAGACGTACGCCATGGCGGCGGCGCAGGCCAACGAGCTGGGCCTGCTCAAGTGGGAGCCGCAGATCATCCATGCCGACTGGCATCCCGGAAACCTGATCTTCGACAAGCAGCACGTGGTCGCGGTCATCGACTACGACGCGGCACGGGTCGCCCCGCGCGTGGTGGATATCGCCAACGGATGCCTGCAATTCTCCATGATTACGGGTCCGCGCGACCTGTCCGCATGGGAGGCTCGGGCCGACGAGGCGAGGATCATTCGCTTTCTGCACGGCTATGACGAGATGAACACCCTGACCCATGCGGAGATTCGCACGCTGCGGTTTCTGATGCAGGAGGCGCTCATCGCGCAGGTCATCTCGCCGATCCTGAAGCGCGGAACCTTTGCCGGGCTGGATGGTTTTGAGTTTCTGAAGATGCTCCGGCGCAAGGCGGATTGGCTGGGGCAGAATCCCGGCGCATTTGAGATCGACACGGAGAAGGAATAA
- a CDS encoding glycosyltransferase family 4 protein, which yields MSTRTAIPESRSRTLGAPLDPLLAAPTITTGFSQTPLPQIGRGHCVAVLAVHHVHPGGQVLTGGAEKYVCDAVEALLSVGARVHVGYSGVSVYGDLLDRHAPDALTVEHVGWIDDQLSGDDKLGLMRHRERRRWLRATHADTLFVVQQASGAAFFASLVAARSLGLRVVSSIRQMAPSAAQRRRPTSQMAAMLRPSIRRRALPARCCDTLIFNSETVARDYFHSFAFSEDRARIILNGHRLLPAAAKRRRNLEPVLGVVGRVSKEKGCDIVLAAFGQIAKQDRHSRLVFFGDGPLVPALQADAVSLGIADRVSFLGYVADRDRLYSDIDICIQASRRESMANTVIEAMSRGIPCVVSNVGGLPEAVRHQETGLVFADGNVEHCAEAVLALLMNERKWSAFSTASAAHARRMFSWERFAVQTTRAILG from the coding sequence GTGTCGACCAGGACCGCCATACCTGAATCTCGTTCCAGAACCCTCGGGGCCCCGCTCGATCCGCTGCTCGCTGCGCCCACGATCACAACAGGCTTTTCTCAAACCCCCCTCCCGCAGATCGGCCGAGGTCACTGCGTCGCGGTCCTCGCCGTTCACCATGTTCACCCAGGCGGCCAGGTTCTCACCGGCGGCGCGGAAAAGTATGTCTGCGATGCCGTTGAGGCTCTGCTCTCCGTCGGCGCCCGAGTTCACGTCGGCTACAGCGGCGTCTCGGTCTATGGAGACTTGCTCGACAGGCATGCGCCCGACGCCCTCACCGTCGAGCACGTCGGATGGATCGACGATCAGCTCTCCGGTGACGACAAGCTCGGCCTGATGCGCCACCGCGAGCGCAGGCGTTGGCTCCGCGCCACCCATGCCGACACGCTCTTCGTCGTACAGCAGGCCTCCGGCGCGGCCTTCTTCGCCTCGCTCGTCGCGGCCCGCTCTCTGGGCCTTCGCGTGGTCTCTTCGATACGACAGATGGCGCCGAGTGCTGCCCAGCGCCGCCGCCCGACTTCTCAGATGGCCGCGATGCTGCGGCCTTCCATCCGACGCCGCGCGCTGCCGGCAAGGTGCTGCGACACTCTGATCTTCAACAGCGAGACGGTCGCCCGCGACTACTTCCACTCCTTTGCCTTTTCCGAGGATCGCGCGAGGATCATTCTCAACGGTCATCGCCTTCTGCCCGCTGCCGCAAAGCGCCGCCGAAATCTGGAACCGGTCCTCGGTGTCGTCGGCCGCGTCTCAAAGGAAAAGGGATGCGACATCGTCCTCGCCGCTTTCGGCCAAATCGCCAAACAAGATCGACATTCTCGACTCGTCTTCTTCGGCGACGGCCCGCTGGTGCCGGCGCTGCAGGCCGACGCCGTATCGCTCGGAATCGCCGATCGCGTCTCGTTTCTGGGCTACGTCGCCGACCGCGATCGTCTGTATTCGGATATCGACATCTGCATCCAGGCCTCGCGCCGCGAGTCCATGGCCAACACCGTCATCGAGGCCATGTCCCGCGGCATCCCCTGTGTCGTCAGCAATGTCGGAGGCTTGCCCGAAGCGGTGCGGCACCAAGAAACCGGCCTCGTCTTTGCCGACGGAAATGTCGAGCATTGTGCCGAGGCCGTCCTGGCATTGTTGATGAACGAGCGCAAGTGGTCCGCGTTTTCAACGGCCTCCGCGGCGCATGCCCGGCGAATGTTCTCGTGGGAGCGATTCGCCGTACAAACCACGCGCGCGATTCTCGGTTGA
- a CDS encoding DUF4149 domain-containing protein, translating into MMAIVAPTTFSVMRTVDVDRPNMIAGKVMAKNFSRFDTVQISCAAVIVAWQIASLLRGRRATRDKVRMGIILGAAGLMLYSAMVMTPKIANMQADIAAPDAEAAVKAAFDAFHASAVRIAQAVMVLVLILNIEMAMPQRDRRSPGSAS; encoded by the coding sequence ATGATGGCCATCGTCGCGCCGACGACCTTTTCCGTGATGCGCACGGTCGATGTGGATCGGCCGAATATGATCGCGGGAAAGGTGATGGCGAAGAACTTTTCCCGGTTTGATACGGTGCAGATTTCCTGCGCGGCCGTTATTGTCGCGTGGCAGATCGCATCACTGCTGAGGGGCCGGCGCGCCACACGGGACAAGGTGAGAATGGGGATCATCTTGGGTGCTGCGGGACTGATGCTGTACAGCGCGATGGTGATGACGCCGAAGATCGCGAACATGCAGGCGGACATTGCGGCGCCGGACGCCGAGGCGGCGGTGAAGGCCGCGTTCGATGCCTTTCACGCATCGGCCGTTCGCATCGCGCAAGCGGTGATGGTGCTGGTACTCATCCTCAATATCGAAATGGCGATGCCGCAGCGCGACAGGCGCTCGCCGGGGAGTGCGTCATGA